The following are encoded together in the Salvia hispanica cultivar TCC Black 2014 chromosome 6, UniMelb_Shisp_WGS_1.0, whole genome shotgun sequence genome:
- the LOC125193504 gene encoding UDP-glycosyltransferase 87A1-like, whose translation MVGCHIVALPYPGRGHINPMLNLCHLILHSHPDITVSFIVTEEWLGLLSDTPPPPSPNFRFHAVPNVIPSEIGRGKDFIGFYNAVLTRLEAPVEQLLDCLPLPKPTLIIYDTYLTWVLDVGRRRNIPVASFFTMSATVFSIFHHYDLVSQHRRSPPGQIGEENIVDYIPGVPPIRFTDLPTLIHGKCNEVLPQVLQAIQLTSKAQYLLFASVYELESQVIDALKQKISPKIYSLGLAIPTLNSAVGEKPHYLKWLDAQQQDSVLYISQGSFLSVSKAQFEEIVVGVIRSGIRFLWVGRGEEDLLQEKCGGRGIVVPWCDQLKVLSHPSVGGFWSHCGWNSTKEGAFAGLPMLTFPIFSDQVTNSKMVVEDWGFGMRVKKEDDSLVTGDEIAELVLSVMDSESSEAKERRRRAKEMQEICKSASGLGGSSHLDLIAFIKDVCGC comes from the exons ATGGTGGGATGCCACATCGTGGCGCTGCCTTACCCCGGCAGAGGCCACATCAACCCAATGCTCAACCTGTGCCACCTCATACTCCACTCCCACCCCGATATCACCGTCTCCTTCATCGTCACGGAGGAGTGGCTCGGCCTCCTCTCCGATACGCCACCTCCGCCATCTCCTAATTTCAGATTCCACGCGGTGCCTAACGTGATTCCCTCAGAGATAGGCAGAGGCAAGGACTTCATCGGCTTCTACAATGCCGTTCTCACGAGATTGGAGGCGCCTGTGGAGCAGCTCCTCGACTGCCTTCCGCTGCCCAAGCCCACCCTCATTATATATGACACCTACTTAACATGGGTGTTGGACGTCGGCCGTCGCCGGAATATTCCGGTGGCTTCCTTTTTTACCATGTCTGCCACAGTCTTCTCCATCTTCCACCACTATGATCTCGTCTCCCAACACCGCCGTTCCCCGCCGg GTCAAATAGGAGAGGAAAACATTGTAGACTATATCCCTGGAGTCCCTCCAATAAGATTCACAGATCTCCCAACTCTAATCCATGGCAAATGCAATGAAGTTTTACCTCAAGTTTTACAAGCAATTCAATTAACATCAAAAGCTCAATATCTTCTCTTCGCCTCTGTTTATGAGCTTGAATCCCAAGTCATTGATGctttgaaacaaaaaatttcaccCAAAATCTACTCATTAGGCCTTGCAATACCTACCTTGAACTCCGCGGTAGGTGAGAAGCCACACTACCTCAAATGGTTGGATGCTCAGCAACAAGACTCTGTTCTATACATCTCACAAGGTAGTTTCCTCTCGGTTTCCAAAGCTCAATTTGAGGAAATTGTTGTTGGGGTGATTCGTAGTGGTATTCGTTTCCTGTGGGTCGGGCGTGGAGAGGAGGATCTCCTTCAAGAGAAATGTGGGGGCAGAGGGATAGTAGTCCCTTGGTGTGATCAGTTGAAGGTTCTGTCACACCCGTCTGTAGGGGGGTTCTGGTCGCACTGTGGATGGAACTCAACTAAAGAGGGCGCGTTTGCTGGCCTTCCCATGTTGACATTCCCTATATTTTCAGATCAAGTTACCAATAGTAAGATGGTCGTCGAAGATTGGGGTTTTGGAATGAGAGTGAAGAAGGAGGATGATAGTTTGGTTACAGGGGATGAGATTGCTGAGCTTGTGTTGAGCGTTATGGATTCGGAGAGTTCGGAAGCGAAGGAGAGGAGAAGAAGGGCCAAGGAGATGCAGGAGATATGTAAGAGTGCAAGTGGTTTAGGAGGATCTTCTCATCTAGATCTTATAGCTTTCATCAAAGACGTTTGTGGATGCTAA
- the LOC125191760 gene encoding 60S ribosomal protein L13a-4-like: MVSGSGICAKRVVVDARNHMLGRLASILAKELLNGQRVVVVRCEEICLSGGLVRQKMKYLRFLRKRMNTKPSHGPIHFRAPSKILWRTIRGMIPHKTKRGEAALARLKVYEGVPPPYDKIKRMVIPDALKVLRLQAGHKYCLLGRLSSEVGWNHYDTIRELEKKRKERAQVTYERRKQLTKLRVKAEKIAQEKLGSQLDVITPIKY, encoded by the exons atggtGTCGGGTTCGGGGATCTGCGCGAAGAGAGTGGTGGTGGACGCCAGGAACCACATGCTCGGACGCCTGGCCTCCATTTTGGCCAAGGAGCTCTTGAACGGCCAGAGAGTCGTCGTCGTCCGCTGCGAGGAAATCTGCCTCTCCGGCGGCCTCGTTCGCCAGAAAATGAAGTACCTTCGCTTCCTCCGCAAGCGTATGAACACCAAGCCCTCACATGGCCCCATCCACTTCCGTGCTCCTTCCAAAATTCTCTGGAGGACTATTCGTGG AATGATTCCTCACAAGACTAAGAGAGGAGAGGCTGCTCTTGCTCGTCTCAAGGTTTACGAAGGTGTACCCCCACCATATGATAAGATCAAGAGGATGGTCATTCCAGATGCCCTCAA GGTTTTGAGGCTTCAAGCTGGGCACAAGTATTGCCTGTTGGGAAGACTGTCATCTGAAGTCGGATGGAACCATTATGATACCATCAGG gagttggagaagaagaggaaagaaCGAGCTCAGGTAACATATGAGAGGAGGAAGCAGTTGACAAAATTGAGGGTTAAGGCTGAGAAGATTGCCCAAGAGAAGCTTGGTTCCCAACTCGACGTTATTACTCCGatcaaatattga
- the LOC125194566 gene encoding uncharacterized protein LOC125194566, which yields MRLGDDWSTSKGITRALFDCFHEAAAECLAEMEREREAVEQVQAKQIPRPIRRRTFVLHEHANVCSQNILPSNYGGARPFFTAISECDENFFSALSKRWRLEMNTSKVHGCARQLAYGTAADMYDEYLHVGETTGRECLKNFCRGVMEAFSNTYLQKPTVVDCQALMKMHEMAHGFPGMLGSINSGSNNDINVLNLSNLFTEQCNGNGLTIEFTANGRQYHMGYYLADGIYPRWPVFEKTISYPMDDRRVLFAQKQEAAREDVERAFGVLQSWWAIVKGPTRFWYKDVIADVMYARIILHNMIVEHEGGRVTDWGDDEAGSSSSTATPPHVRGLPMGFNEVLSRHAPMRNQQDHVQHMNVMIEEVWNRDRH from the exons ATGAGACTCGGCGACGACTGGAGTACATCGAAGGGCATTACTCGGGCCTTATTCGATTGCTTTCACGAGGCTGCGGCGGAATGCTTGGCCGAAATGGAACGCGAGCGCGAAGCGGTGGAGCAGGTCCAGGCGAAGCAGATCCCGAGGCCGATTCGACGACGGACATTTGTCCTCCACGAGCACGCCAACGTCTGTTCGCAGAATATTTTGCCGAGCAACTACGGTGGGGCCCGACCGTTTTTCACCGCCATTTCAGAATGCGACGAGAACTTTTTCTCAGCATTGTCCAAACGTTGGAGGCTCGAGATGAATACTTCCA aagtgcacggttgcgCTCGGCAGTTGGCATACGGCACCGCGGCGGATATGTACGACGAGTACCTTCACGTTGGGGAGACAACTGGCCGCGAGTGCTTAAAGAATTTTTGTAGGGGAGTTATGGAGGCTTTTAGCAACACATATTTGCAAAAACCGACTGTTGTGGATTGCCAGGCCCTAATGAAGATGCACGAGATGGCGCACGGCTTTCCTGGAATGCTAGGGAGCATCAATT cggggtcgaacaacgacatcaacgtcctcaacttaTCCAACCTCTTCACCGAGCAATGCAATGGCAACGGCCTGACCATCGAGTTCACTGCCAACGGACGCCAATAtcatatgggctactacttggccgATGGCATATACCCAAGGTGGCCTGTTTTTGAGAAGACGATCAGCTACCCAATGGATGACAGGAGAGTTTTATTCGCGCAAAAGCAGGAGGCTGCGCGGgaggatgtggagcgggcaTTTGGAGTGCTCCAATCGTGGTGGGCAATAGTGAAGGGTCCGACGCGGTTCTGGTACAAGGACGTCATCGCCGATGTCATGTATGCGCGCATCAtcttgcataacatgatagtcgaacaCGAAGGTGGAAGAGTCACCGATTGGGGCGATGATGAAGCTGGATCTAGCTCCAGCACGGCGACCCCGCCCCACGTTCGAGGATTACCGATGGGCTTCAATGAGGTTCTATCTAGACATGCCCCAATGCGCAACCAACAAGACCATGTTCAGCACATGAACgtcatgattgaagaagtttggaaccGTGACCGTCATTGa
- the LOC125191775 gene encoding probable pectinesterase 29, whose protein sequence is MPRFLLCALFISAIILTCNTFTNGIEAIKTIYVGKSQSIQAAINSVPSNNKNWICISVSAGVYKEKVVIPANKPFIYLKGAGKDKTSVVWSDSSGTIFQMTTFSSIADNILVQGITFVNGYNYPPSKNMNPVKVAVAARISGDQSAFYSCGFSGYQDTLLDDKGKHYFKYCTIEGAVDFIFGNGQSIYEKCNILLNVGIPNPASTGYITAQARKNKYETGGFVFKMCNVYGKGHAFLGRAWYPYSRVIFYASSLSNVIVPEGWQLWSRDEPKSTITFAEERCKGAGSNKPKRVAWEKTLTRKEFKYFTSLSYIDNVGWIRRLPVRI, encoded by the exons ATGCCTAGGTTTCTGCTATGTGCACTGTTCATTAGTGCAATTATTTTGACATGCAATACATTCACAAATGGCATAGAAGCTATTAAAACAATCTATGTGGGTAAGTCACAAAGTATCCAAGCAGCCATCAATTCTGTCCCTTCAAACAACAAGAACTGGATTTGCATCTCTGTCTCAGCTGGAGTTTACAA GGAAAAGGTTGTAATTCCAGCAAACAagccatttatttatttgaaaggAGCAGGAAAGGATAAAACTAGTGTTGTATGGAGTGATTCCTCTGGCACAATCTTTCAAATGACAACTTTTAGTTCCATAGCTGACAATATTTTGGTACAAGGCATCACTTTTGTG AATGGTTACAATTATCCGCCAAGCAAGAACATGAATCCGGTGAaggtggcggtggcggcgaGGATCTCAGGCGACCAATCAGCCTTCTACAGCTGTGGTTTCTCGGGGTACCAAGACACGTTGTTGGACGATAAGGGTAAACATTACTTCAAGTATTGCACCATTGAAGGAGCTGTGGATTTCATCTTTGGAAATGGTCAATCGATTTATGag AAATGCAACATATTATTGAATGTGGGAATACCAAATCCTGCTTCAACAGGTTACATAACTGCACAAGcaagaaagaataaatatgaaactGGTGGGTTTGTGTTCAAAATGTGCAATGTTTATGGAAAAGGACATGCCTTCCTCGGTAGAGCATGGTACCCTTATTCAAGAGTCATTTTCTACGCTTCCTCTCTCTCAAACGTAATCGTTCCCGAAGGATGGCAACTTTGGAGCCGTGACGAGCCTAA GAGCACAATAACTTTTGCCGAGGAACGATGCAAGGGAGCAGGATCGAACAAGCCCAAGCGCGTAGCATGGGAGAAAACCCTAACGCGGAAAGAATTTAAGTATTTTACAAGCTTATCTTACATCGACAATGTGGGGTGGATTCGTAGGCTGCCTGTTAGAATATAA
- the LOC125194567 gene encoding probable pectinesterase 29: MPRFLLCALFISAILLTCNTFTNGIEAITTIYVGTSQSIQAAINSVPSNNKDWICISVAAGVYKEKVVIPADKPFIYLKGAGKDKTSVVWSDSSGTIFDMPTFSSIADNIFVQGITFVNGYNYPPKPGMNIKVAVAARISGDQSAFYECGFSGYQDTLLDDKGRHYFKLCTIEGAVDFIFGDGQSIYEKCDISVNIGEVNPAGTGYIVAQARKNKDETSGFVLKECNVYGKGRAFLGRPWYPYSRVIYYASSLSNIIVPEGWQLWTADEPTSDIAVSEEKCTGPGSDKSKRVAWEKTLTQEEVKYFTSISYIDNVGWIGRLPIKI, encoded by the exons ATGCCTAGGTTTCTGCTATGTGCATTATTCATTAGTGCAATTCTTTTGACATGTAACACATTCACAAATGGCATAGAAGCTATTACAACAATCTATGTGGGTACGTCACAAAGTATCCAAGCAGCCATCAATTCTGTTCCTTCAAACAACAAGGATTGGATTTGCATCTCCGTCGCAGCTGGAGTTTACAA GGAAAAGGTTGTAATTCCAGCAGACAagccatttatttatttgaaaggAGCAGGAAAGGATAAAACTAGTGTTGTATGGAGCGATTCCTCTGGTACAATCTTTGATATGCCAACTTTTAGTTCCATAGCGGACAATATTTTTGTACAAGGCATCACTTTTGTG AATGGTTACAATTATCCGCCAAAACCGGGCATGAACATTAAGGTGGCGGTGGCAGCGAGGATCTCAGGTGACCAATCAGCCTTCTACGAGTGTGGTTTCTCGGGGTATCAGGACACATTATTGGACGATAAGGGTAGACATTACTTCAAGCTTTGCACCATTGAAGGAGCTGTGGATTTCATCTTCGGAGATGGTCAATCGATTTACGAG AAATGTGACATATCAGTGAATATTGGAGAAGTAAACCCTGCTGGAACTGGTTACATAGTTGCACAAGCAAGAAAGAACAAAGATGAAACTAGTGGATTTGTGTTAAAAGAGTGCAATGTTTATGGAAAAGGACGTGCCTTCCTCGGTAGACCATGGTACCCTTATTCAAGAGTCATCTACTACGCTTCCTCTCTCTCAAACATAATCGTTCCCGAAGGATGGCAACTTTGGACTGCTGACGAGCCTAC GAGCGATATAGCTGTTTCTGAGGAAAAATGCACAGGACCAGGATCAGACAAGTCCAAGCGCGTAGCGTGGGAGAAAACCCTAACACAAGAAGAAGTGAAATATTTTACTAGCATATCTTACATCGACAATGTGGGGTGGATTGGTAGGCTGccaattaaaatttga
- the LOC125193867 gene encoding protein PHR1-LIKE 3-like isoform X1, whose protein sequence is MYSALPIHSLAIEAGAGDYPGPLDGTNLPGDACLVLSTDPRPRLRWTADLHERFVDAVAQLGGADKATPKSIMRTMGVKGLTLYHLKSHLQKYRMGKQASKELTEVSKDVSCIAESQDTGSSTSTSSKMMAQDINDGYRVTEALRVQMEVQQRLHEQLEVQRRLQIRIEAQSKYLQSILDKACKALDDQAVASAGLETARKELSDLAIKVADDCNGVLSVPPVSHNGSEMDRHSIPLLPARLGDCSMDSGVMSSNGSPISPSTLESQAAAALKKRPRPLFSVGESMPLDSGMRPVEWMMSNFG, encoded by the exons ATGTATTCGGCTTTGCCGATACACAGTTTAGCCATCGAGGCTGGAGCCGGTGACTATCCGGGCCCTTTGGACGGCACCAACTTGCCCGGCGATGCATGTCTCGTCCTCTCCACCGATCCCCGCCCGCGCCTCAGGTGGACTGCCGACCTCCACGAGAGATTCGTCGACGCCGTCGCGCAGCTCGGCGGCGCTGACA AAGCAACACCAAAATCAATTATGAGAACGATGGGAGTAAAAGGCTTGACTTTGTACCATTTGAAGTCTCATCTTCAG AAATACCGGATGGGGAAACAAGCGAGCAAGGAGTTAACTGAAGTCTCAAAAGATG TATCTTGTATCGCAGAGAGTCAGGATACTGGTTCGTCTACATCAACTTCATCGAAAATGATGGCCCAAGATATAAACGA TGGTTACCGGGTAACTGAGGCTCTGCGTGTGCAAATGGAAGTTCAACAAAGATTGCACGAGCAGCTAGAG GTTCAACGGCGCCTGCAGATCCGGATAGAAGCACAGAGCAAGTACCTACAGTCAATACTCGACAAAGCTTGTAAAGCACTTGATGACCAGGCAGTGGCCTCGGCCGGGCTGGAGACTGCTCGGAAGGAGCTCTCCGATCTAGCGATTAAGGTTGCAGACGACTGTAATGGTGTGCTGTCCGTACCTCCCGTCTCCCATAACGGCTCGGAGATGGATAGGCACAGCATCCCCCTCCTGCCCGCCCGACTCGGTGACTGCTCCATGGACAGCGGCGTGATGTCATCAAATGGAAGCCCGATTTCTCCCTCGACTCTTGAGTCGCAGGCGGCTGCCGCGCTCAAGAAAAGACCGCGCCCTCTGTTCAGCGTCGGGGAGTCGATGCCTCTCGACAGCGGCATGAGGCCGGTGGAGTGGATGATGTCAAATTTTGGATGA
- the LOC125193867 gene encoding protein PHR1-LIKE 3-like isoform X2: MRTMGVKGLTLYHLKSHLQKYRMGKQASKELTEVSKDVSCIAESQDTGSSTSTSSKMMAQDINDGYRVTEALRVQMEVQQRLHEQLEVQRRLQIRIEAQSKYLQSILDKACKALDDQAVASAGLETARKELSDLAIKVADDCNGVLSVPPVSHNGSEMDRHSIPLLPARLGDCSMDSGVMSSNGSPISPSTLESQAAAALKKRPRPLFSVGESMPLDSGMRPVEWMMSNFG; this comes from the exons ATGAGAACGATGGGAGTAAAAGGCTTGACTTTGTACCATTTGAAGTCTCATCTTCAG AAATACCGGATGGGGAAACAAGCGAGCAAGGAGTTAACTGAAGTCTCAAAAGATG TATCTTGTATCGCAGAGAGTCAGGATACTGGTTCGTCTACATCAACTTCATCGAAAATGATGGCCCAAGATATAAACGA TGGTTACCGGGTAACTGAGGCTCTGCGTGTGCAAATGGAAGTTCAACAAAGATTGCACGAGCAGCTAGAG GTTCAACGGCGCCTGCAGATCCGGATAGAAGCACAGAGCAAGTACCTACAGTCAATACTCGACAAAGCTTGTAAAGCACTTGATGACCAGGCAGTGGCCTCGGCCGGGCTGGAGACTGCTCGGAAGGAGCTCTCCGATCTAGCGATTAAGGTTGCAGACGACTGTAATGGTGTGCTGTCCGTACCTCCCGTCTCCCATAACGGCTCGGAGATGGATAGGCACAGCATCCCCCTCCTGCCCGCCCGACTCGGTGACTGCTCCATGGACAGCGGCGTGATGTCATCAAATGGAAGCCCGATTTCTCCCTCGACTCTTGAGTCGCAGGCGGCTGCCGCGCTCAAGAAAAGACCGCGCCCTCTGTTCAGCGTCGGGGAGTCGATGCCTCTCGACAGCGGCATGAGGCCGGTGGAGTGGATGATGTCAAATTTTGGATGA
- the LOC125193866 gene encoding receptor like protein kinase S.2, which yields MHLKSLCFVLPTEFDEPEKAAASGPPTRGCGGLALAHLRRSLQRFLHSKWMPPCHCHHDAEAKRPNPFAAAPLFVDAEGVQIQEKVGGENPRIFSYSELYVGSNGFDAAEVLGSGGFGRVYRATLPSDGSVVAVKCLTERGERFEKTFMAELVAVAHLRHRNLVRLRGWCIHDEQLLLVYDYMPNRSLDRVLFKKPEKNGDSAPLSWETRKKIVNGLAAALYYLHEKLETQIIHRDVKASNVMLDSNFNARLGDFGLARWLEHDLAYKPKTPPIVKNRQFRLVESTRIGGTIGYLPPESFQKRSTATAKADVFSFGIVVLELVSGRRAVDLTYPDDHIILLDWIRRLSDEEKLVQAGDSRLSDRSSKLSEMELLLRLGLMCTLHDPQSRPSMKWVVEVLSGNIYGKLPELPSFQTHPLYISLTSSSNTSNTSMSNTGSRTSSATTTAFYSSDFVTANAETIYITAESDRSSIKTCGGGNGKCFPLVETPRVFTYEEIVSATNNFSDSRRVAEVDFGTAYRGFLEGQRHVIVKRLGMKTCPALRMRFANEFKNMGRLRHRNLIQLRGWCTEQGEMLVVYDYSASRLLSNVLFHHDDRNHWQSKLRWRQRYNVIKSLASAVCYLHEEWDEQVIHRNITSSAIILDQDMNPRLGSFALAEFLTRNEHSHHVVIDKKKSVRGIFGYLSPEYVDSGEATTMADVYSFGVVLLEVVTGRMAVDFSQRDVLLVKRVHEFERQKRPYKDLVDWRLDGEYEDRELVRLVKLGLACTRSDPERRPSMRQIVSILDGHDQWLVQTCPRKEGKEEWRQRNAPSVCLIRRIQALGVQ from the coding sequence ATGCATCTAAAGAGCCTCTGTTTCGTTTTACCCACAGAGTTTGACGAGCCCGAGAAAGCAGCCGCGAGCGGGCCTCCCACTCGCGGCTGCGGCGGCCTCGCCCTGGCCCACCTCCGCCGCTCGCTGCAGCGGTTCCTCCACTCTAAGTGGATGCCCCCCTGCCACTGCCACCACGACGCGGAGGCGAAGAGGCCCAACCCCTTCGCCGCCGCGCCGCTGTTTGTGGACGCGGAGGGCGTCCAGATTCAGGAGAAGGTCGGGGGCGAGAACCCCCGGATATTCAGCTACTCGGAGCTGTACGTCGGCAGCAACGGGTTCGACGCGGCCGAGGTCCTCGGCAGCGGAGGCTTCGGCCGCGTGTACCGCGCCACGCTGCCCAGCGACGGCAGCGTGGTGGCGGTCAAGTGCCTGACCGAGCGAGGGGAGCGGTTCGAGAAGACCTTCATGGCGGAGCTGGTGGCCGTGGCGCACCTCCGCCACCGCAACCTGGTGCGCCTCCGCGGCTGGTGCATCCACGACGAGCAGCTGCTCCTCGTCTACGACTACATGCCCAACCGCAGCCTCGACCGAGTACTCTTCAAAAAACCCGAAAAAAACGGAGACTCCGCTCCCCTCAGCTGGGAAACAAGGAAGAAGATCGTCAACGGATTAGCAGCTGCTCTGTATTACCTTCACGAGAAGCTGGAGACGCAGATCATCCACAGAGACGTCAAGGCCAGCAATGTTATGCTCGATTCCAACTTCAACGCCCGCCTAGGCGACTTCGGCCTCGCCCGTTGGCTCGAGCACGACCTCGCCTACAAGCCCAAGACGCCGCCAATTGTCAAGAATCGCCAATTTCGTCTAGTTGAATCCACAAGAATTGGCGGCACAATAGGCTACCTCCCTCCAGAGAGCTTCCAGAAGAGAAGCACAGCCACAGCAAAGGCGGATGTGTTCAGCTTCGGTATCGTCGTGCTTGAGCTCGTCTCGGGGAGGCGAGCCGTTGATCTAACGTACCCCGATGATCACATCATCCTCCTCGACTGGATCAGACGCCTCTCCGATGAGGAGAAGCTCGTGCAAGCCGGGGACAGCCGCCTCAGCGATAGATCATCGAAACTCTCTGAAATGGAGCTCTTGCTACGCCTCGGCCTTATGTGCACTCTCCACGACCCGCAGTCGAGGCCGAGTATGAAATGGGTGGTGGAAGTCCTCTCCGGCAACATATACGGCAAGCTCCCCGAGCTTCCGTCGTTTCAGACGCATCCGCTCTACATCAGCCTAACCTCTTCGAGCAACACGAGTAACACGAGCATGAGCAACACGGGGTCTCGGACGAGCAGCGCCACCACAACGGCATTCTACTCGTCAGACTTCGTGACAGCGAATGCAGAGACCATATACATAACTGCAGAGTCCGACAGGAGCTCGATCAAGACCTGTGGTGGTGGAAATGGTAAATGTTTCCCTCTGGTGGAGACTCCGAGAGTCTTCACCTACGAGGAGATCGTCTCCGCCACTAACAACTTCTCAGACTCGAGGAGAGTGGCGGAGGTCGACTTCGGGACCGCGTACCGCGGATTCCTGGAGGGGCAGCGCCACGTCATAGTGAAGAGGCTGGGGATGAAGACGTGCCCTGCATTGCGGATGAGGTTCGCTAACGAGTTCAAGAACATGGGAAGGCTCCGCCACCGCAACCTCATCCAGCTCCGCGGCTGGTGCACTGAGCAAGGCGAGATGCTCGTCGTCTACGACTACTCTGCCAGCCGCCTCCTCAGCAACGTCCTCTTCCACCACGACGATCGAAACCACTGGCAGTCGAAACTGCGATGGAGACAGAGATACAATGTGATTAAATCGCTTGCTTCCGCTGTTTGCTACCTCCATGAGGAGTGGGATGAGCAGGTGATCCACAGGAACATCACTTCCTCTGCTATAATCCTAGACCAAGACATGAACCCGAGGCTCGGGTCGTTCGCTCTGGCCGAGTTCTTGACTAGAAACGAGCACAGTCATCATGTGGTCATCGATAAGAAAAAGTCGGTTAGAGGTATTTTCGGTTACTTGTCACCGGAATATGTGGATTCGGGTGAAGCAACGACGATGGCTGATGTGTACAGCTTCGGGGTGGTGCTGCTGGAGGTCGTGACGGGACGTATGGCGGTCGATTTCAGTCAGCGTGATGTGTTGTTAGTGAAACGAGTGCATGAGTTTGAGAGACAGAAAAGGCCATACAAGGACTTGGTGGATTGGAGGCTGGATGGGGAGTATGAGGATAGGGAATTGGTGAGGTTGGTGAAATTAGGGCTGGCGTGCACACGGTCGGATCCGGAGAGGCGGCCGAGCATGAGGCAGATAGTGAGTATACTTGATGGTCATGATCAGTGGCTGGTGCAGACATGCCCGAGGAAGGAAGGGAAGGAAGAATGGAGACAGAGAAACGCCCCTTCAGTGTGTCTGATTAGAAGAATTCAAGCTCTTGGAGTGCAATGA